In Maridesulfovibrio bastinii DSM 16055, a single genomic region encodes these proteins:
- a CDS encoding ABC transporter ATP-binding protein, with protein MNNDLSIRALLKTFGEFQAVDNVSFDVPQGSFFSILGPSGCGKTTLLRMISGFEEPTSGDIEIRGKSMLGVPPNKRPVNLVFQHLALFPMMDVAENIGFGLKRRGFKSAVIKSKIEAVLERVGLPGYGLKQVSQLSGGQRQRVAIARCLVLEPSVLLLDEPLGALDLKLREQMKVELKKLQSKVGTTFVYITHDQSEALVMSDKVAVMNKGCFEQVGSPKDLYGNPETPFVARFVGENNRWEVTIIDSCENKVTVATPEGYTFNIRSQHGFIKGEKADLFLRPEAMLIEPDQTSEMNIFRVTVKSILFDGANSRLLTVTGNDRELIVSLPQNRQFDYIEPGHNISVGWLPDSGVCFKAEV; from the coding sequence ATGAATAATGATCTCTCAATACGCGCATTGCTAAAGACTTTCGGTGAGTTTCAGGCTGTGGATAATGTCTCGTTTGATGTTCCTCAGGGTTCTTTCTTTTCAATACTCGGTCCTTCCGGGTGTGGAAAGACCACACTTCTAAGGATGATTTCCGGATTTGAGGAGCCGACTTCAGGGGATATTGAAATCCGGGGCAAAAGTATGCTTGGAGTCCCTCCGAACAAACGTCCTGTCAATCTTGTTTTTCAGCACCTGGCCTTGTTCCCAATGATGGATGTTGCTGAAAATATCGGTTTTGGATTAAAGCGTCGCGGATTTAAATCTGCGGTTATAAAATCTAAAATTGAAGCTGTTCTGGAAAGGGTGGGGCTGCCCGGTTACGGTTTAAAACAGGTCAGCCAGCTTTCAGGAGGGCAGCGGCAGCGGGTAGCTATCGCCCGTTGTCTGGTTCTGGAGCCATCGGTTCTGCTTCTGGATGAACCACTTGGAGCTCTTGATCTTAAACTGAGGGAGCAAATGAAAGTTGAATTGAAAAAGTTGCAGTCCAAAGTCGGAACAACTTTTGTTTATATAACCCATGATCAGTCCGAAGCACTTGTTATGTCCGACAAAGTTGCTGTTATGAATAAAGGATGCTTTGAACAGGTTGGTTCACCTAAAGATTTATATGGAAACCCGGAAACTCCATTTGTTGCCCGTTTTGTGGGTGAGAATAACCGCTGGGAAGTCACAATTATAGACAGTTGTGAAAATAAAGTAACTGTGGCTACTCCGGAGGGATACACCTTTAATATAAGGTCGCAGCACGGTTTTATAAAAGGGGAAAAGGCGGACTTGTTCTTGAGGCCGGAAGCAATGCTGATTGAACCGGATCAAACCTCGGAAATGAATATTTTCAGGGTAACCGTTAAAAGTATTCTCTTTGATGGAGCCAACAGTCGTTTACTGACAGTAACAGGGAATGATCGCGAGCTTATAGTAAGCCTGCCCCAGAATCGCCAGTTTGATTATATTGAACCCGGTCATAATATTTCAGTTGGCTGGCTCCCTGATTCAGGGGTGTGCTTCAAGGCGGAGGTCTAG